One Maribacter cobaltidurans genomic window carries:
- a CDS encoding T9SS type B sorting domain-containing protein, whose protein sequence is MRDLFLRLSLFLIFLTMGTYTLFSQEYVPFTPRLDGGNIEVRGDIIFVGNNILNRASESNPAQANDPYNGTENNNSLWMEYIDIDSDPSTFSSSSAELNLTDPDCSQIRYAGLYWAGTYPNERSTDGGAQFNGTPRIEEWNEIKFQIPGGAYVDLVADNNPDPVGEEDDIILDGYQPGNPGVFVKDAPVICYKNITNLVRSNANPNGSYTAANIRATRGRRDGSSSAGWVMVIIYENPNESGKFISTFDGYASLSGSVGNVDVDVNGFRTLPAPFPVRARVGVGALEGDRGINNDRFFIRADLNSSSAFTNLSTGFNPDNNFFNSTITTNGVQVPTRTPYGTNTLGTDLDIFNLNNPSETVLPNDETGATLRFTSTGDGYGPFLASFSVEIIEPNIVLEKRVEDIAGNDITGQGVNLGQTLDYVLSFRNLGNDDAVGYTIRDVLPVNTTFLSVDLDGAPGVTHSFDSATNEITFNVPDNLVTMGSAVYNIRLRVRVAENCFDFVDACTDLIQNLAYSTYRGDINSAVISDDPSVSDFDNCGFVTPGATNFLLDDLSACNFSRTAQLCGDNVVLDSGDGFDNYVWYLDVNQDGLIDAGDVNITGQDGNPDNDPSTILVSEVGVYIVDKQVADPCKGFMEIITVERFGSTQTNPIIDFFNNSNADADPTNDIQGEIVADCGDGTTLFPKIFLCGINDTQLLQVNISDAQNLFWERLDESSCTVQPENCLNRNLGCSWDQVGTGGSFTATTAGKYRLSITYQNGCVSRFYFDIFQNTLDIQYNTTNVVCDTDGNITITNLGSGYGYQLVNASTDAVVIPFSANNGPSFDFTSNGAYRVEVVQLDPSTGNPILGACIFSTPDIGILDRDLQVDVFQTDANCNNLGSIHINANNVLPNYQYELRLDDGTPPPATPAYPGHPGGTLVDSETAQPSNTHTFNNVNPGNYFIITRTDDGCVDVQSVTVGRIPDPTLSGVTIADIGCTAGSIELSRTGGQGNPDFLFAIWSKDGTILHSPGGSPTEREIVDNIDPNAYQVETTFTFGWRDEDDDGNDEYYPGENGTYQFIVLDANNCYAISSPITINDNGSSTIDSIDEVQPSCSGDSDGELTINISGGIGPYQYSIDNGASFQPTNTFVGLSAGNYDIRVLDSSGCDISQQYVLNQPFPLSASAGVSRDATCDPNGAEVRITNVVGGNAPYEYSFDGGSTWGIASTALLPPGDYTVYVRDGACSYPMDVTVEGLPTPPNVTLTPEVSYNCDGTGTITASPSIAGYDYRYALDGIFNTPEDSNVFNNVGPGTYTVTTYYASQTPPTPSLLLTEDFGVGNGTIPSPDTIGYAYEDQTTSTAGGGDTNRNINDFQYSVTNHIVAPFGPWVNPNDHTNPSDPDGRFLVINVGTPSPGQIIYTKPINDVIPNRPLTISLYIFNLLNGLIGNTQLNPDLTIEIRTTGGVVVQSIRTGQIPKNTGPDDWELFSTNLDPGPNTSLEFVIRSEISGNSGNDLALDDIEIFQVPEVCELFVETPVTVEAGRVFGSTFLSSTNVSCNGVSDGTITFEVDNFDPVAGFEYSEDGGTTWITSTTSPVTTNAVFGAGSQTVLLRKADEITCTSSVTATITEPAALVATAIVNEQITCNAGATITANATGGTPTYVYQLEDDLGNVIAGYDFATNGNNRVFSNITLAGDYIVRVRDTNNCTDAIDTALTITEPETIAFDAIPTACYSGNNDGTIIVNVTDGNGGYQFRIDGGPWRTPTPVTATTFTFQSLASGSYDIEVRDQFGCPLASNTQTVVLNPSLNATVEVVNISSCADGGITVNAQGGDGDYSYAFMPTGSAPVFTDFGSSNTFAVTTGNDGDYDVYVRDNFAVAPDACNYMETVTVNPAVALAFTATPTDPECYEGPGSIEVDITSGIGPYTIQIIDLDNGGAADQTNTNVVNTTRTYFNLADGDYTIIVTDANNCAITETPVTINNPDELIAEISPILPPGCDPDPNLYGFEFINYTTTLGTLEFSSDGGATWGLSDTFVGASFASGTEVLPSVRVQGTNCQMDLPRYTIPYPLDDLDITIAAIVIDCNDLQVTVQGTAGLSPYEYTYSEDPVNFDPATATWTAATPGSHVFAGLVPGRTYVFYVRDSSGPPGCVRQSSVNVNNVAPPPIQIDGVATPTCDGLTNGQITYTVTENNPGELGGTFDWELFRVGSPAHTSIATGTVASFTTGDTFVAPTPASLGAGDYFVEIRGAAPNNCVIGSENVEVEVLDPITFTPNVLADITCADPGLIEIQSAQGGGGMYTYTLSSANFIAPIVTTNNPIEVPIANLVDPTATPFNVLVEIADQYSCPVTSLPTHTVSMNISQSPTITSVTTTNCGTPFSITVNASGGLAPYLYSINGGTTYVNNGGVFNNVPVGSYAISIIDANGCTASDTAEIYPTLQASAVQTKFLDCTVSPNAEITISASNGSGSYDYQISGPVNQVRTALPSPANSIVWDMASAAGIYTVEVFDNNRPTCPARSFIIDVPAAIVPTIDTINTTDVTCNGASDGTISVTVLDNATGPYTFEITSLDGSPISIAPTSTSNISATFTGLAPTTTPAGYIVTITGNAATNNCSVDSSSITIAEPSPVVVTMDATVEFACTMGNNGNNASISVQSVTGGSNTFVRYQFINDLNPGIPVQDGTNTTYIETNPNGGNYTVNVFDDLGCIGTATASIAPFVQISDPVVTDTADVTCNPGNDAQIEVGVTVNPGTATPNLEYVVNGINVVYNQSVSSTNHSETFNGLAAGNYSISITNLDTGCMINTVHTVETPPEMDVVATKLTDEECLNNGVDDGSFGVAISDYVGNYSYQVFDVNNNPIAGQNGTGNTATALPPITNLPGGTYYVRITQTEAPFCVENSNVITVRAPQAAITAVITQQTSVSCSNDQGSLLVNPSGGQGPYTITLTNTVTGQAPYIQTNVNAFIFTGLSAGDFDILVTDAYGCDFTDSITLIRPDDILATLSASTLVCYGDNNASVTASVGPRNVTPLYQYQLNVYDNMVSTTPLQTSVRQSLNTFDGLSAGFYSVTVTDDEGCATETNRIQITDPAEVSAQLIRTSELTCQTGAELELRAVGGTGPYTYSEDGVNFFPMNAANGPNTHLFTGLSAGTYRYYVQDSFNCQSILSNEIVEDPIEPLTLDVDTSGAFINCTGENTAIIFADADGGLGDYEYSLYTDASLSVGSRVAGPNSDGIFRNLTAGVYFVEAVSGDCTTTPVRVPIIEPDPLAISDSFTNVTCAGENDGSITVTLSGGAGGYQYAISPNLNQFDTENTFTDLAPGDYVVIAQDQNGCFERLEYTIIEPAVIMVVPTALPEVCVGSADGSITLDITGGTAPYSTALNSNNDADFVQDRLAFNGLSGGNYLVFVRDANGCETNLVVDIDPGVNLNATIEPVYECSGDTPDNYVNITLEDQTVIGDVLYALDSMDPADMQLNPDFRNTAPGLHYIAIAHSNGCVQTFDFTIEAFEPLTLTLEQRNLNEITALAEGGREGYTFYFDGRDNGDDNTFYITRTDTYEVIVIDENGCEMAANISMEFIDVDIPNFFTPDGDGKNDFWIPKNIQQFPDILIKIYDRYGRVVSRQAYDAQGWDGKYEGNELPTGDYWYVIQLNGEEDSREFVGHFTLYR, encoded by the coding sequence ATGAGAGATTTATTTCTTAGGCTTTCCTTGTTTTTGATTTTTTTGACAATGGGAACCTACACCTTGTTTTCTCAAGAATATGTTCCTTTTACCCCACGTCTTGATGGAGGAAATATAGAAGTAAGAGGCGACATTATTTTTGTGGGTAATAATATTCTTAACCGTGCATCTGAGTCAAATCCAGCACAAGCTAATGATCCATATAACGGAACAGAAAACAATAACTCGCTGTGGATGGAGTATATTGACATAGACAGTGATCCATCGACCTTCAGTTCCAGTAGTGCAGAATTGAACCTTACGGATCCCGACTGTTCTCAAATACGCTATGCAGGATTATATTGGGCAGGGACTTACCCCAATGAAAGAAGTACAGACGGTGGAGCACAATTTAACGGAACTCCTAGGATAGAGGAATGGAACGAGATAAAATTTCAAATTCCGGGAGGTGCTTATGTCGATTTAGTCGCGGATAATAATCCCGATCCCGTAGGCGAAGAGGACGATATTATTTTAGATGGATATCAACCGGGAAATCCTGGGGTATTCGTGAAGGACGCTCCTGTCATTTGCTATAAAAATATCACGAACTTAGTACGTAGCAATGCCAACCCCAATGGTTCATATACAGCAGCAAACATTAGGGCTACACGAGGTAGAAGAGATGGTTCGAGCTCTGCCGGATGGGTGATGGTCATTATTTATGAAAACCCAAACGAATCTGGTAAGTTTATCTCCACTTTTGATGGTTATGCAAGTCTTTCGGGAAGCGTAGGAAATGTTGATGTTGATGTTAATGGGTTTAGAACGCTTCCAGCGCCTTTTCCAGTCAGGGCGAGAGTAGGTGTTGGGGCCTTGGAGGGGGATCGAGGAATCAACAATGATAGATTTTTTATAAGAGCGGATCTCAACTCAAGTTCTGCATTTACCAACTTAAGTACCGGTTTTAACCCAGATAACAATTTTTTCAACTCAACAATTACAACTAATGGAGTCCAAGTTCCGACTCGTACACCTTATGGCACGAACACGCTGGGAACCGATTTGGACATTTTTAATTTAAACAACCCTAGTGAAACTGTGTTGCCAAACGATGAAACTGGTGCCACATTACGTTTTACTTCAACCGGAGATGGATATGGACCTTTCTTGGCATCCTTTTCAGTAGAAATTATAGAACCTAATATTGTTCTTGAAAAAAGGGTAGAAGATATTGCCGGAAACGACATTACCGGTCAAGGTGTAAATTTGGGACAAACGCTTGATTATGTTCTTTCCTTTAGAAATTTAGGAAACGATGATGCGGTGGGATATACCATAAGAGACGTTTTGCCCGTTAACACTACCTTCCTGAGCGTGGATCTTGATGGCGCTCCCGGAGTTACTCATTCGTTCGATTCAGCCACCAATGAAATTACATTTAATGTTCCGGACAATCTTGTCACAATGGGCAGCGCCGTTTATAATATTCGCCTTAGGGTTCGGGTGGCCGAAAACTGTTTTGATTTTGTGGACGCATGTACTGATCTTATACAGAATTTAGCCTATTCAACATATCGTGGAGATATCAATAGTGCTGTTATTTCGGATGACCCTAGTGTTTCCGATTTTGACAATTGTGGTTTTGTTACCCCAGGAGCAACTAATTTCTTATTGGATGACCTTTCCGCTTGTAATTTTTCCAGAACAGCACAACTCTGTGGTGATAACGTTGTGTTGGATTCAGGGGATGGATTCGATAATTATGTTTGGTATCTGGATGTTAACCAAGATGGTTTAATAGATGCCGGCGACGTTAATATAACAGGTCAGGATGGTAATCCGGATAATGACCCAAGTACCATTTTGGTTAGCGAAGTAGGAGTATATATTGTGGACAAGCAGGTTGCCGATCCCTGTAAGGGGTTTATGGAAATCATTACTGTTGAGCGTTTTGGAAGCACCCAAACGAATCCAATAATTGACTTTTTTAACAATAGTAATGCAGACGCAGATCCAACCAATGATATCCAAGGGGAAATCGTTGCCGACTGTGGTGATGGTACCACACTTTTCCCAAAAATATTTCTTTGTGGGATAAACGATACGCAATTATTACAGGTAAATATTTCAGATGCGCAAAATCTTTTTTGGGAGCGATTGGATGAATCTAGTTGTACGGTTCAGCCAGAAAATTGTTTGAATAGGAACTTGGGTTGTTCTTGGGATCAAGTTGGAACAGGAGGTAGTTTTACGGCTACAACGGCAGGAAAATATCGATTGTCCATTACCTATCAGAACGGTTGTGTTAGCCGTTTTTATTTTGATATATTTCAGAACACCTTGGATATTCAGTACAATACTACTAATGTAGTTTGTGATACGGATGGTAACATTACCATTACAAATTTAGGATCAGGGTATGGATATCAATTGGTTAACGCAAGTACAGATGCGGTAGTCATACCATTTAGCGCTAATAATGGGCCAAGCTTTGATTTTACTAGTAATGGAGCTTATAGGGTAGAAGTAGTTCAATTGGATCCGTCAACCGGTAACCCGATTCTCGGAGCATGTATTTTTAGCACACCGGATATAGGAATTCTTGATAGGGATTTGCAGGTAGATGTATTTCAAACGGATGCTAATTGTAATAACCTGGGAAGTATCCATATAAATGCTAACAATGTTCTTCCAAACTACCAATATGAACTTAGATTGGACGACGGAACGCCACCTCCCGCTACGCCTGCTTATCCTGGCCATCCGGGCGGAACACTGGTGGATAGCGAAACCGCTCAACCAAGTAATACCCATACTTTTAATAATGTCAACCCAGGTAATTATTTTATAATAACCAGAACTGATGATGGTTGTGTGGATGTTCAGTCGGTTACTGTAGGTCGTATACCGGACCCAACATTATCAGGCGTTACCATAGCCGATATTGGCTGTACCGCGGGAAGCATAGAATTGTCCAGAACCGGAGGGCAAGGCAATCCTGACTTTTTATTTGCTATCTGGAGTAAAGATGGCACAATTTTACATAGTCCTGGAGGTAGCCCTACCGAAAGGGAAATTGTAGATAATATTGACCCAAATGCGTATCAAGTAGAGACTACCTTCACTTTTGGATGGAGGGATGAAGATGACGACGGGAACGATGAATATTATCCAGGAGAAAATGGTACGTATCAATTTATCGTATTGGATGCTAACAACTGTTATGCTATTTCAAGTCCCATTACAATTAATGATAATGGCTCGTCCACTATTGATTCAATTGATGAAGTTCAACCTTCATGTAGTGGGGATTCAGATGGCGAATTAACCATAAATATTTCAGGTGGAATTGGACCTTATCAATATAGTATTGATAATGGAGCTAGTTTCCAACCTACCAATACCTTTGTAGGGTTGTCTGCTGGAAATTACGATATAAGAGTTTTGGATAGTAGTGGGTGTGATATATCCCAACAGTACGTACTTAACCAACCTTTTCCATTAAGTGCCTCCGCAGGTGTATCAAGGGATGCAACATGCGATCCGAATGGTGCTGAAGTACGGATTACAAATGTAGTCGGTGGAAATGCACCATACGAATATAGTTTTGATGGCGGTAGTACATGGGGAATTGCATCTACGGCTCTGTTGCCTCCTGGGGATTACACCGTTTATGTAAGGGATGGCGCCTGTTCTTATCCAATGGATGTAACTGTGGAAGGTCTGCCCACACCTCCAAATGTAACGTTAACCCCAGAGGTCTCTTATAATTGTGATGGTACGGGAACAATAACCGCGTCCCCAAGCATAGCTGGGTATGATTATAGGTATGCCCTTGATGGTATTTTTAACACTCCGGAAGATAGTAATGTATTTAACAATGTAGGACCGGGTACATATACCGTGACTACCTATTATGCTTCACAAACACCTCCCACACCAAGCCTTTTGTTAACTGAAGATTTTGGTGTTGGAAACGGAACAATTCCTAGTCCGGATACTATTGGATACGCGTATGAAGACCAAACCACCAGCACAGCAGGGGGTGGTGATACGAACAGAAACATTAATGATTTTCAATACAGCGTCACTAACCATATAGTAGCTCCTTTCGGGCCTTGGGTTAATCCAAATGACCATACAAACCCATCCGATCCAGATGGCCGTTTTTTGGTGATTAATGTGGGAACCCCTAGTCCTGGTCAAATCATTTATACAAAACCAATAAATGATGTTATTCCTAACAGGCCATTAACAATAAGCCTGTACATTTTTAATTTACTCAATGGGTTAATAGGAAACACACAGTTAAATCCTGACCTGACAATTGAAATAAGGACTACAGGGGGAGTTGTTGTCCAATCGATAAGAACGGGACAAATTCCTAAGAATACAGGACCGGATGACTGGGAGCTTTTCAGTACAAATCTAGATCCAGGTCCAAACACCAGCTTAGAATTTGTAATTCGCTCGGAAATTTCGGGGAATAGCGGTAATGATTTGGCATTGGATGATATTGAAATCTTTCAGGTTCCTGAAGTATGTGAGCTATTTGTTGAAACACCGGTAACCGTTGAAGCAGGAAGGGTTTTTGGAAGTACTTTCTTAAGTTCTACTAATGTGTCTTGTAATGGAGTATCTGATGGAACCATAACTTTTGAAGTAGATAATTTTGATCCTGTGGCTGGTTTCGAATATTCGGAAGACGGGGGAACAACTTGGATTACATCTACCACATCTCCAGTGACCACAAATGCCGTTTTTGGAGCAGGAAGTCAAACGGTATTACTTAGAAAAGCGGATGAAATAACATGTACATCCTCTGTAACAGCAACGATTACAGAACCAGCTGCATTGGTTGCTACTGCTATAGTTAACGAACAAATAACATGTAATGCAGGAGCAACGATAACGGCTAATGCGACTGGTGGAACACCAACGTATGTTTACCAATTGGAGGATGATTTGGGCAATGTGATTGCAGGATACGATTTTGCAACTAATGGCAACAATAGGGTATTTAGTAATATTACGCTTGCCGGCGACTATATTGTTAGGGTAAGGGATACTAATAATTGTACTGATGCGATAGACACTGCGTTGACAATTACAGAACCTGAAACCATTGCTTTTGACGCGATTCCGACAGCATGTTATTCTGGAAATAATGACGGAACCATTATTGTAAATGTAACCGATGGAAATGGCGGTTATCAATTTAGAATCGATGGAGGCCCATGGAGAACACCTACACCTGTTACCGCAACCACGTTTACATTTCAGAGTTTAGCAAGTGGAAGCTATGATATTGAGGTTAGAGACCAATTTGGATGCCCATTGGCCTCCAATACACAAACAGTTGTACTTAATCCAAGTTTGAACGCTACGGTTGAGGTAGTTAATATTAGTTCATGTGCGGACGGTGGTATCACTGTCAATGCACAAGGGGGTGATGGAGACTATTCCTATGCCTTTATGCCAACAGGTTCTGCACCAGTATTTACAGATTTTGGTTCATCCAATACGTTTGCGGTTACTACGGGCAATGATGGGGATTATGATGTATATGTACGGGATAATTTTGCCGTTGCTCCGGATGCTTGTAATTATATGGAAACGGTTACTGTAAATCCTGCGGTGGCCTTGGCTTTCACGGCAACACCTACGGACCCGGAATGTTATGAGGGACCAGGATCTATTGAAGTAGATATTACATCTGGTATTGGCCCTTACACCATACAAATTATAGATTTGGATAATGGTGGTGCAGCTGACCAGACCAATACAAACGTTGTCAACACAACAAGGACTTACTTTAATCTTGCAGATGGAGATTATACCATAATCGTAACGGATGCTAATAATTGTGCCATAACAGAGACGCCGGTAACCATCAACAATCCTGATGAACTTATTGCGGAAATCAGTCCTATTTTGCCTCCCGGTTGTGACCCTGACCCTAATTTATACGGGTTTGAATTTATCAATTATACGACAACATTAGGAACATTGGAATTTAGTTCCGATGGTGGTGCAACTTGGGGGTTATCAGATACTTTTGTTGGTGCTAGTTTCGCTTCCGGGACAGAAGTATTGCCTTCAGTACGGGTACAGGGTACTAATTGTCAGATGGACCTTCCAAGGTATACGATACCATATCCTTTGGATGATTTGGATATCACCATTGCAGCGATTGTTATAGATTGCAATGACCTACAGGTTACCGTACAAGGTACTGCAGGGCTTTCTCCTTACGAATATACCTATTCTGAGGATCCGGTCAATTTTGACCCCGCCACAGCAACTTGGACGGCCGCCACACCTGGAAGTCATGTTTTTGCAGGTCTGGTTCCGGGACGTACTTATGTGTTCTATGTTAGGGATTCCTCCGGGCCTCCAGGATGCGTGCGTCAAAGTAGTGTAAATGTTAATAATGTGGCACCGCCGCCAATACAAATTGATGGTGTAGCTACACCAACTTGTGACGGACTTACAAATGGTCAAATCACGTATACAGTTACTGAAAATAATCCCGGCGAATTGGGAGGAACCTTTGATTGGGAACTTTTTAGAGTAGGAAGTCCTGCCCACACTTCTATAGCTACAGGTACCGTTGCTTCTTTTACAACAGGTGATACTTTTGTAGCGCCAACCCCGGCAAGTTTGGGAGCTGGAGATTATTTTGTAGAAATTAGGGGAGCTGCACCGAATAATTGTGTAATAGGCAGCGAAAATGTAGAGGTTGAGGTATTAGACCCCATTACTTTTACACCAAATGTATTAGCTGACATTACCTGCGCCGACCCGGGACTGATTGAAATACAGAGCGCACAAGGGGGAGGTGGAATGTATACCTACACTTTAAGCAGTGCTAATTTCATTGCACCTATTGTAACCACTAACAATCCTATAGAGGTTCCAATTGCTAATTTGGTAGACCCTACAGCTACTCCTTTTAATGTGTTGGTTGAAATAGCCGACCAGTATAGTTGTCCTGTTACCAGTTTGCCTACCCATACGGTTTCTATGAATATTTCACAGAGTCCCACCATAACCAGCGTAACTACTACAAATTGTGGAACGCCTTTTAGCATTACCGTTAATGCGAGTGGCGGTTTGGCGCCGTATCTGTACTCCATTAATGGAGGCACTACGTATGTTAACAATGGAGGGGTTTTCAATAATGTTCCAGTAGGTTCCTATGCTATTTCCATCATTGATGCGAATGGTTGTACCGCTTCTGATACCGCCGAAATTTATCCAACTTTACAGGCAAGTGCGGTACAGACAAAATTTTTAGACTGTACGGTATCCCCCAATGCCGAAATTACGATTTCAGCAAGTAATGGTTCAGGTTCTTATGACTATCAAATTTCCGGACCGGTAAATCAAGTGAGAACTGCACTTCCTTCTCCGGCGAATTCAATTGTATGGGACATGGCATCAGCTGCGGGAATCTATACGGTTGAGGTTTTTGACAATAACAGACCAACGTGTCCGGCTAGAAGTTTTATAATCGATGTGCCAGCAGCGATTGTACCTACAATCGACACAATCAACACAACCGATGTAACCTGTAACGGTGCGTCGGATGGAACTATATCCGTTACTGTCTTGGACAATGCTACAGGACCTTATACTTTTGAAATCACTTCCTTGGATGGAAGCCCCATTTCGATTGCTCCAACAAGTACTTCCAATATTTCTGCAACATTCACAGGTTTGGCACCAACAACTACTCCTGCGGGTTATATAGTTACAATTACGGGTAACGCCGCTACAAACAACTGTAGTGTGGATAGCAGCTCCATTACAATTGCAGAGCCTTCTCCTGTAGTGGTAACCATGGATGCTACGGTGGAATTTGCTTGTACCATGGGTAACAACGGCAACAATGCAAGTATTTCTGTACAGAGCGTAACAGGAGGTTCAAATACTTTTGTGAGGTATCAATTTATCAATGATTTAAATCCTGGCATACCAGTTCAGGATGGTACGAATACAACATACATCGAAACCAACCCTAACGGCGGAAATTATACCGTCAATGTTTTTGATGATTTAGGGTGTATAGGCACTGCAACAGCCAGTATTGCACCGTTTGTACAAATAAGTGATCCAGTTGTGACGGATACTGCTGATGTGACCTGTAATCCAGGTAATGATGCACAGATTGAGGTTGGTGTTACTGTAAACCCAGGAACTGCCACCCCAAATTTAGAATATGTGGTAAACGGAATCAATGTGGTGTATAATCAATCAGTTTCCTCAACAAATCATTCCGAAACCTTCAATGGATTAGCGGCCGGTAATTATAGTATTTCCATCACTAATTTGGATACAGGGTGTATGATCAATACGGTACATACGGTTGAAACACCACCAGAAATGGATGTGGTTGCAACAAAATTGACCGATGAGGAGTGTTTGAACAATGGAGTGGATGATGGAAGTTTCGGGGTTGCAATATCAGATTATGTTGGAAATTATTCCTATCAGGTATTTGATGTAAACAATAATCCGATTGCAGGGCAAAATGGAACAGGCAACACAGCCACTGCCTTGCCACCGATAACTAATTTGCCGGGAGGAACATACTACGTTCGTATTACACAGACGGAAGCACCATTCTGCGTGGAGAACTCCAATGTAATTACGGTTAGGGCGCCACAAGCGGCAATTACCGCCGTCATTACTCAGCAGACGAGTGTTAGTTGTTCCAATGACCAAGGAAGCTTGTTGGTAAACCCAAGTGGTGGGCAAGGTCCTTATACGATTACGTTAACAAACACTGTCACGGGTCAAGCGCCTTATATTCAGACCAATGTGAATGCATTTATTTTCACGGGTTTATCAGCAGGAGATTTTGATATTTTGGTGACAGATGCCTATGGTTGTGATTTCACCGATAGCATTACTTTAATTAGACCAGATGACATTCTTGCAACATTATCGGCAAGTACGCTTGTTTGTTACGGCGACAATAATGCTTCTGTTACGGCTTCGGTTGGACCAAGAAACGTTACACCACTTTATCAGTATCAGTTAAATGTATATGATAATATGGTATCAACAACACCATTACAAACGTCGGTTAGACAATCATTAAATACTTTTGACGGCCTCAGTGCTGGATTTTACAGTGTTACGGTAACTGATGATGAAGGTTGCGCTACGGAGACAAATAGAATTCAAATAACCGATCCGGCGGAGGTATCCGCACAATTGATACGAACAAGCGAATTGACTTGCCAGACGGGTGCTGAATTGGAATTAAGGGCAGTTGGAGGAACTGGTCCGTACACTTATAGTGAGGATGGGGTCAATTTCTTTCCAATGAACGCGGCTAATGGGCCTAACACACACTTATTTACAGGATTAAGTGCGGGAACCTATCGCTATTACGTTCAGGATTCATTCAATTGTCAATCCATACTTTCCAACGAGATTGTGGAAGACCCAATTGAACCGTTGACTTTGGACGTTGATACTTCTGGAGCGTTCATCAATTGTACTGGAGAAAATACCGCTATTATTTTTGCGGATGCTGACGGTGGCTTAGGAGATTATGAATACTCCCTTTACACGGATGCCTCTCTAAGTGTAGGTTCTAGAGTAGCAGGACCAAATTCAGATGGTATTTTTAGAAATCTTACCGCAGGTGTCTATTTCGTAGAGGCCGTTAGTGGAGATTGTACAACGACTCCTGTTCGGGTGCCAATTATTGAGCCAGACCCACTGGCTATTTCAGATAGTTTTACTAATGTAACGTGTGCGGGCGAAAATGACGGTAGTATTACGGTTACCCTTTCGGGTGGAGCTGGTGGATATCAATATGCCATTTCTCCAAACCTAAACCAGTTTGATACGGAAAATACATTTACCGATTTGGCTCCGGGCGATTATGTTGTGATAGCGCAAGATCAAAATGGATGTTTTGAACGTTTGGAGTACACCATAATAGAACCAGCGGTGATTATGGTTGTTCCAACCGCATTACCGGAAGTTTGTGTTGGAAGTGCTGACGGTTCAATCACACTGGATATTACGGGGGGAACAGCGCCCTACAGTACGGCATTAAATTCTAATAACGATGCTGATTTTGTTCAAGACAGGTTAGCTTTCAATGGCTTGTCCGGAGGTAACTATTTGGTATTCGTTAGGGATGCCAATGGTTGTGAAACCAATTTGGTCGTTGATATCGACCCTGGTGTTAATTTGAACGCAACGATTGAACCTGTATACGAATGTTCTGGAGATACTCCGGATAACTATGTGAACATTACATTGGAAGATCAAACGGTAATCGGAGATGTACTTTATGCATTGGATTCAATGGATCCTGCTGATATGCAGTTGAATCCTGATTTTAGAAATACCGCGCCAGGCTTGCATTATATAGCAATTGCCCATTCTAATGGATGTGTTCAAACATTCGATTTCACTATTGAGGCCTTTGAACCTCTGACGTTGACTTTAGAACAAAGAAACCTCAACGAGATTACCGCACTG